A region from the uncultured Methanobrevibacter sp. genome encodes:
- the sfsA gene encoding DNA/RNA nuclease SfsA, which produces MTDLVKAIFRNRENRFIAEVEIDGEIVRAHLPNTGRCKELLIDGVTVYLKPSDNPNRKTKYSLHLIENNGALVAMYSQQASKIVIDAILNGKVKELSGYDIVGSEKTIGNSRIDIYLANLDENDNPIDETYVEVKSVTLIKDGIAQFPDAPTERGRKHLEELISLKKEGIRSVVFFLIEHPNGNSFRPNWENDPEFSQTLKKAYHEGVEILVYKTENTLEKIELVGNSINFNLEK; this is translated from the coding sequence ATGACTGATTTAGTAAAAGCTATTTTTAGAAACCGGGAGAATAGATTCATCGCTGAAGTGGAGATTGATGGAGAAATAGTTAGGGCTCACTTGCCGAATACAGGCAGATGCAAGGAGCTATTGATTGATGGCGTAACTGTTTATCTTAAGCCAAGCGACAATCCAAACAGAAAGACAAAATATTCTCTTCATTTGATTGAAAACAATGGAGCACTTGTTGCAATGTATTCTCAACAGGCTAGCAAGATTGTCATAGATGCCATCTTGAATGGAAAAGTCAAGGAATTGTCCGGATACGATATTGTAGGGTCTGAAAAGACTATCGGCAATTCAAGAATTGATATCTATTTGGCTAATTTGGATGAGAATGATAATCCAATAGATGAAACCTATGTTGAAGTTAAATCAGTTACTTTAATAAAAGATGGAATTGCACAGTTTCCGGATGCCCCTACTGAAAGAGGCAGAAAACATTTGGAAGAGCTTATTTCACTTAAAAAAGAAGGGATTCGTTCAGTTGTATTTTTCTTGATTGAGCATCCAAACGGAAACAGCTTTAGGCCTAATTGGGAAAATGATCCAGAATTTTCTCAAACTTTGAAAAAGGCATACCATGAAGGTGTGGAAATTCTTGTCTATAAAACAGAAAACACCTTGGAAAAAATAGAGTTGGTCGGAAATTCAATAAACTTTAATTTAGAAAAATAA
- a CDS encoding argininosuccinate synthase, whose protein sequence is MEKVVLAFSGGLDTTVCVKLLEEEYNYEVVTACVDVGQPAEELQKSQNSADKINTGKHYIIDAKDEFANEYIARGIKANAEYEGYPLSTALARPLIAMKIIEIAEKEGATAIAHGCTGKGNDQFRFEAIIRSMSDFKIIAPIREMNLTRTEEVAYAKEHGLNLSYDKIYSIDENLWGRAIEGDVLEDPANEPPEEIYEWTKSAEDAKDTPTKVSIEFEEGVPVAINGEMMGLVDLINKANEIAGENGVGRVDIIENRMIGLKSRETYEVPGAKLLIAAHRALEQLVLTVDELRFADYMSTLYADLVYEALWQEPLREDLDQAFDHMQRRVSGEVVMKLFKGSIQPLSRKSPFSLHSIEQITFEDKETDQREIEGMIKYHGLQAANYQKLNR, encoded by the coding sequence ATGGAAAAAGTCGTTCTTGCATTCAGTGGAGGATTAGACACCACTGTATGTGTTAAATTATTAGAAGAGGAATATAATTATGAAGTAGTGACTGCATGTGTTGATGTTGGTCAACCTGCAGAGGAATTGCAAAAATCCCAAAATTCTGCAGACAAGATCAATACAGGCAAACATTATATCATTGATGCAAAAGATGAATTTGCTAATGAATACATTGCAAGAGGAATCAAGGCAAATGCAGAATATGAAGGATACCCATTAAGCACTGCACTTGCAAGACCTTTAATCGCAATGAAAATCATTGAAATTGCAGAAAAAGAAGGTGCAACTGCAATTGCACACGGATGTACCGGTAAAGGAAATGACCAATTCAGATTTGAAGCCATCATCAGATCAATGTCTGACTTTAAGATCATTGCTCCAATCAGAGAAATGAACTTAACAAGAACAGAAGAAGTTGCTTATGCTAAAGAGCATGGCCTTAACTTATCCTATGATAAGATCTACAGTATTGATGAAAACCTTTGGGGAAGAGCTATTGAAGGGGATGTGCTTGAAGACCCTGCAAACGAGCCACCTGAAGAAATCTATGAATGGACCAAATCTGCTGAAGATGCTAAAGACACCCCTACCAAAGTAAGCATTGAATTTGAAGAAGGTGTTCCAGTAGCTATCAATGGAGAAATGATGGGACTTGTAGACCTTATCAACAAGGCAAATGAAATTGCTGGTGAAAACGGTGTAGGTAGAGTTGACATCATCGAAAACAGAATGATTGGTCTTAAAAGTAGAGAAACCTACGAAGTTCCAGGTGCTAAATTATTGATTGCTGCTCACAGAGCTTTAGAGCAATTGGTATTGACTGTAGATGAATTAAGATTTGCAGATTACATGAGCACATTATATGCTGATTTAGTTTACGAAGCATTATGGCAAGAGCCTTTAAGAGAAGACCTCGACCAAGCTTTCGACCATATGCAAAGAAGAGTTAGCGGTGAAGTTGTAATGAAATTATTCAAAGGTTCCATTCAGCCATTAAGCAGAAAATCACCTTTCAGCTTACACAGCATTGAACAAATCACCTTTGAAGACAAGGAAACAGACCAAAGAGAAATCGAAGGGATGATCAAGTACCACGGCCTCCAAGCTGCTAACTATCAAAAATTAAATAGATAA
- a CDS encoding succinylglutamate desuccinylase/aspartoacylase family protein, producing the protein MDDLNRNDLELEIISSESGGFISANRNIFNNIELSDNSKFIINQAIKGTPMLKIGYGPTKVMLVAGVHGNELAPQIAALNLIDHIYDLDLNGKLNGTVYAIPFASPKSTMENSRYLDGIDLNRSAHLPHTVTNIILKKAKDLEVSAIGDFHSSAPNSNPGKEGIFCTKVPCSKSYFIAEHISERVGSEKILYPSAGVPFKGALEDEANLIQIPAITCEVLSAIGYSNEKICKRSYLQMKAFLEYFGIID; encoded by the coding sequence ATGGATGATTTAAATAGAAACGATTTGGAATTGGAGATTATTTCTTCTGAAAGCGGAGGATTCATATCCGCTAACAGAAACATATTCAATAACATTGAATTGTCAGACAATTCTAAATTTATCATAAATCAAGCCATTAAGGGAACTCCTATGCTTAAGATTGGATATGGGCCTACTAAAGTCATGCTTGTTGCAGGAGTTCATGGGAATGAATTGGCTCCTCAAATTGCTGCTTTGAACTTGATAGATCATATTTATGATTTGGATTTAAATGGAAAGTTGAATGGCACTGTTTATGCCATACCATTTGCATCCCCAAAGAGCACTATGGAAAATTCAAGGTATCTTGATGGAATTGACTTGAATAGGTCTGCTCATTTGCCTCATACAGTTACAAATATAATTCTAAAAAAGGCTAAGGATTTGGAAGTTTCTGCTATAGGCGATTTCCATTCATCTGCACCTAATTCCAATCCAGGTAAAGAAGGAATCTTTTGCACAAAGGTCCCTTGCTCCAAAAGCTATTTCATAGCAGAGCATATTTCCGAAAGGGTAGGTTCTGAAAAGATATTATACCCAAGTGCAGGTGTTCCATTCAAAGGGGCTCTTGAAGATGAGGCGAATCTGATTCAAATTCCCGCAATAACCTGTGAAGTATTGTCAGCTATTGGATATTCTAATGAGAAAATCTGTAAAAGGTCCTATTTGCAGATGAAAGCATTTTTAGAATACTTTGGAATAATCGATTAA
- a CDS encoding metal-dependent hydrolase, which yields MFAFILSLFMFYDPLAIALAVISANIPDFDHEFKRNHVLTIIALGALISLFLYFLGLPYYLGIVIILLGGMFLVSSHRGFTHSILGAFLITVFLSLFLFFGMGLSSYDLDLNNSRNLMILLILIIALALLFLNKRLSPIFLVAIAILVVSVNMGFIHPLKINLTLIAFSIFFGLCSHIVLDSFTPSGVKAFSPFRDKEYHKKFGVLLFLILIGMFILLFPNKLLFYLNFLSL from the coding sequence ATATTTGCATTTATTCTTTCTCTATTCATGTTTTATGATCCTTTGGCTATTGCATTAGCGGTAATCTCAGCAAATATTCCAGACTTTGACCATGAGTTCAAAAGGAATCATGTTCTAACAATCATAGCTCTTGGAGCATTGATTTCATTGTTTCTGTATTTTCTGGGATTGCCTTACTATTTAGGCATTGTGATTATTTTGCTTGGAGGCATGTTCTTGGTTTCAAGCCATAGAGGATTTACCCATTCTATTTTAGGCGCATTTCTCATAACTGTTTTCCTATCACTGTTTCTCTTTTTTGGAATGGGATTGTCTTCCTATGATTTGGATTTAAACAATTCAAGAAACCTAATGATATTATTGATATTGATAATTGCATTGGCATTGCTGTTTCTCAATAAAAGGTTATCTCCTATATTTTTAGTGGCAATTGCCATTTTGGTGGTATCCGTAAATATGGGATTCATTCATCCCTTAAAAATCAACTTGACATTGATTGCATTTTCAATATTCTTTGGCTTATGCAGTCATATTGTATTGGACTCTTTCACCCCTTCTGGAGTAAAGGCGTTCAGTCCATTTAGAGACAAGGAATACCATAAGAAATTTGGTGTTTTACTATTTTTGATTTTAATAGGGATGTTTATTTTATTGTTTCCTAACAAGCTATTGTTTTACCTTAATTTTTTATCTCTTTAA
- a CDS encoding Na+/H+ antiporter subunit E, whose translation MFLSRIYYAIAYLVVLILEIIKSTIDMALRVFKTDGFEPIVIDIDTELKRPISQTILANSITLTPGTLSVDLDSENQVIKVAVIAPRDVKDIIPFEPYIKGMLE comes from the coding sequence ATGTTTTTAAGTAGAATTTATTATGCGATTGCTTATTTAGTGGTTCTTATTTTAGAGATTATCAAATCTACAATAGATATGGCTTTAAGAGTCTTCAAGACTGATGGATTTGAGCCAATTGTGATTGATATTGATACTGAACTAAAAAGACCAATATCCCAAACAATTTTGGCCAACAGCATTACCTTGACTCCTGGAACATTGTCTGTAGACTTGGATAGCGAAAATCAAGTCATAAAGGTTGCAGTCATTGCTCCAAGGGATGTTAAGGACATTATTCCATTTGAACCTTATATCAAGGGAATGCTAGAATAA
- a CDS encoding monovalent cation/H+ antiporter complex subunit F: protein MDILLISECFLIVALIVFLIATLRIITYKSTSMGLIGTSSFTLALTLLLIAVGTIFNIGFFKDIALALLLLGIVGTIAYAAVMRRA from the coding sequence ATGGATATTTTATTGATTTCTGAGTGTTTTTTAATAGTTGCATTGATTGTATTTCTAATTGCAACATTGAGGATTATTACATATAAATCTACATCTATGGGACTTATAGGTACTTCTTCATTCACTTTAGCACTTACTTTGCTACTTATAGCAGTCGGTACAATATTTAATATCGGGTTTTTCAAGGATATTGCTCTAGCATTGCTTCTATTAGGCATTGTTGGAACAATAGCTTATGCAGCAGTTATGAGGAGGGCATAA
- a CDS encoding cation:proton antiporter, which translates to MMFGIDPGIINMIQSILLVISALLILIAVVGVLRIDRNLDNVVYARIHILGIVDVAGIIAFLALGQPLFALIYLFLAPLLAHALANAYFHSEDTLNNPVLNPNLEETSDKEENEDETDLIEEVILEDNLDMSDDSSEELDEKSEDDGND; encoded by the coding sequence ATGATGTTTGGAATTGATCCTGGTATAATCAATATGATTCAATCAATCTTGCTTGTCATTTCTGCACTTCTGATATTGATTGCAGTAGTAGGTGTTTTAAGAATTGATAGAAACTTAGATAATGTAGTATACGCTAGAATTCATATTTTAGGTATTGTTGACGTTGCAGGAATAATAGCATTCCTTGCTTTAGGTCAGCCTTTATTTGCCCTAATTTATTTATTCCTAGCGCCATTATTGGCTCATGCATTAGCTAATGCTTATTTCCATAGTGAAGATACTCTTAATAATCCAGTACTTAATCCAAATCTTGAAGAGACTTCTGATAAGGAAGAAAATGAAGATGAAACTGATTTGATTGAGGAAGTGATTCTTGAAGATAATTTGGATATGAGTGATGATTCAAGTGAAGAATTAGATGAAAAAAGTGAGGATGATGGCAATGATTGA
- a CDS encoding DUF4040 domain-containing protein, translating to MIEYIVIFVAVLSAIIALLQNDLLKAAILTGISGFCVAFLFQILLAPDVALTQAIVEGAIVPVFIALAVLKTRREEA from the coding sequence ATGATTGAATATATAGTAATTTTTGTTGCAGTTTTAAGCGCTATTATCGCACTTTTACAAAATGACTTGCTTAAGGCAGCTATTTTAACTGGTATTTCTGGTTTTTGTGTAGCGTTCTTATTCCAGATTTTGCTTGCTCCTGATGTAGCTTTAACACAAGCTATTGTAGAGGGAGCTATTGTGCCAGTATTTATCGCATTAGCTGTTTTAAAAACTAGAAGGGAGGAGGCATAG
- a CDS encoding cation:proton antiporter subunit C, protein MMDVQLASLFASGAFIIIGLFAAIFIDNLIKKIIGIAFIEEGVNLFLICLGFKAGGVVPIFLPGMTADWFAANAAYPLPQALVLTSIVIGASTLAVMLALAMVLYRKHGTLSVSEMMGDEK, encoded by the coding sequence ATGATGGATGTTCAATTGGCTTCTTTATTCGCTTCTGGTGCATTTATAATTATTGGACTATTTGCAGCAATCTTCATTGATAATCTAATCAAAAAGATTATTGGTATTGCTTTCATTGAGGAAGGGGTTAACCTATTCCTGATCTGCTTAGGATTTAAAGCAGGTGGAGTCGTGCCTATCTTCTTGCCAGGCATGACTGCAGACTGGTTTGCAGCAAATGCAGCTTATCCTTTGCCTCAAGCATTAGTTCTTACAAGTATTGTAATTGGTGCAAGTACTTTAGCAGTGATGTTGGCTTTGGCTATGGTTTTATACAGAAAGCATGGAACCTTAAGCGTATCTGAAATGATGGGGGATGAAAAATGA
- the ehbF gene encoding energy conserving hydrogenase EhbF, which translates to MNYLIPLMVVIPILAALIVNIFGGKDKTVKAISIVVAIAIPVIAIIAAVGIQYFGGHDPALLASSLPSNLVGTLVASYNTGIVYVFENIERIFIFLMGIVAFLAVLTYFSEKKEVSGPYLYLIFMGIASVTALMLSNDIFNMYVFFEITALTQVGIIIASSTEDNYEIALKYLILGAIGGPMLLLGIGFILGTIGSVNINDIIFAISNNYVNPYAPSLVIGFALILFGWLYSAGLPPFHTIKSAVYSKARPNGSAILQGFSVLCMLAFGIAMYKIFAYIPYFNTAIIVFAILAMALSIAMSAMEVDFRRMIAFLAVGELGFIALGFGIGTQYSIAAALFQAANEIVITALLFIGFGTVYYLTKTSDTRKLGGLIAVDSKMAIMVLLGGFALAGVPPFNGFQSKLMLVQAALDAGYTELAVLAIIVSVVIFFTFVKAFHTVYLQPKPKDLKFAHEKIPKATVFSVAVLLIICLALGIFPNIVTDVFIPFAGGLI; encoded by the coding sequence ATGAATTATCTAATTCCTTTAATGGTTGTCATTCCAATATTAGCTGCTTTAATCGTAAACATATTTGGTGGAAAGGACAAAACAGTTAAGGCCATTTCAATTGTTGTGGCTATTGCAATTCCTGTAATTGCAATCATTGCAGCTGTCGGCATCCAATACTTCGGTGGTCACGACCCAGCCCTTCTTGCAAGCTCACTTCCATCAAACTTGGTCGGCACTCTTGTGGCAAGCTACAATACTGGTATTGTTTATGTCTTTGAAAATATTGAAAGGATTTTCATATTCCTGATGGGCATCGTTGCATTCTTGGCAGTATTGACATACTTCTCTGAGAAAAAGGAAGTGTCCGGCCCTTATTTATACCTTATCTTTATGGGTATAGCATCTGTAACTGCATTGATGTTATCTAACGATATTTTCAATATGTATGTTTTCTTTGAAATTACAGCTTTAACCCAAGTGGGTATCATTATAGCTTCAAGCACTGAAGACAATTATGAAATCGCATTGAAATACCTTATTTTAGGTGCAATAGGCGGACCAATGCTATTGTTAGGTATTGGATTCATACTTGGAACAATTGGTTCAGTAAACATCAATGATATTATATTTGCAATAAGCAACAACTATGTAAACCCTTATGCTCCAAGTTTAGTGATTGGTTTTGCATTGATATTGTTTGGATGGTTATATTCAGCAGGATTGCCTCCATTCCACACTATCAAATCAGCTGTTTACTCAAAAGCAAGACCTAACGGATCTGCAATACTTCAAGGATTTTCAGTATTGTGCATGCTTGCATTTGGTATTGCAATGTATAAGATATTCGCATATATCCCTTACTTCAATACAGCAATAATCGTATTTGCTATTCTTGCAATGGCTTTAAGCATTGCAATGTCTGCAATGGAGGTAGACTTTAGAAGAATGATAGCATTCCTTGCAGTAGGGGAACTTGGTTTCATTGCATTAGGTTTTGGTATAGGAACACAATATTCAATTGCAGCGGCATTGTTCCAGGCAGCAAATGAAATTGTCATAACTGCATTATTATTTATCGGATTCGGTACTGTCTACTACCTTACAAAAACATCCGATACAAGAAAGTTAGGTGGATTGATTGCAGTTGATTCAAAGATGGCAATAATGGTATTGCTTGGAGGATTCGCTTTAGCAGGTGTTCCACCATTCAACGGTTTCCAAAGTAAATTGATGCTTGTGCAAGCTGCATTGGATGCAGGATACACTGAACTTGCAGTACTTGCAATCATTGTAAGTGTAGTGATATTCTTTACCTTCGTTAAAGCATTCCATACAGTATACTTGCAGCCTAAGCCAAAAGACTTGAAATTTGCTCATGAGAAGATTCCAAAGGCTACTGTTTTCTCTGTAGCTGTATTGCTTATAATCTGTTTGGCTTTAGGTATTTTCCCAAATATAGTAACTGATGTATTCATTCCATTTGCAGGAGGATTGATCTAA
- a CDS encoding energy-converting hydrogenase B subunit G EhbG, translating into MALYQKFLDSIKGLKSSLSKDPTTMDNVSGAIAAEFLIFVSLILAALLLRHVSVVASIVVVILVAILFFTNMPLAGKIKSEQSDSLEKMTFYVVVVLGILVAVIYWGLRYV; encoded by the coding sequence ATGGCTTTATATCAAAAATTCCTAGACTCAATAAAAGGACTTAAGTCAAGCTTATCTAAAGACCCTACAACTATGGACAATGTTTCAGGTGCAATAGCTGCAGAATTCCTGATATTCGTTTCATTGATACTTGCAGCATTATTGCTAAGGCATGTCAGTGTAGTTGCTTCAATTGTTGTAGTGATTTTAGTTGCAATTTTATTCTTTACAAACATGCCTCTTGCAGGAAAGATAAAATCCGAGCAATCAGATTCCTTGGAAAAAATGACATTCTATGTTGTGGTGGTTCTTGGAATTTTAGTTGCAGTAATTTATTGGGGGTTAAGATATGTCTGA